The following are from one region of the Polynucleobacter sp. MWH-CaK5 genome:
- the lipB gene encoding lipoyl(octanoyl) transferase LipB yields the protein MTIIIRQLGLQEYLPTFEAMKNFTAQRTSETPDELWILQHPPTYTLGQAGDAAHLLQPNTQIPLIPIDRGGQITYHGPGQLVIYLLLDLRRRHLFVRDLVHRIEQAIIDTLADFDIASQRKAGAPGIYLATEPVIPTELHGAKIAALGLKVTKQCCYHGLALNVDMDLKPFLAINPCGYEGLKTIDMKSLGVSDNIDIVAKNIVSHLSQQLEVRS from the coding sequence ATGACGATCATCATTCGCCAATTAGGTTTGCAGGAGTATTTGCCAACATTTGAGGCGATGAAAAACTTCACGGCGCAACGCACCAGTGAAACACCCGATGAACTTTGGATTTTGCAGCATCCGCCAACCTACACCTTGGGTCAAGCTGGCGATGCAGCACATTTACTTCAGCCTAATACACAAATACCATTGATTCCGATTGATCGAGGTGGCCAGATCACTTATCACGGCCCTGGGCAATTAGTCATTTATCTATTATTGGATTTGCGACGCAGACATCTGTTTGTTCGAGATTTGGTTCATCGCATAGAGCAAGCCATCATTGATACCTTGGCGGATTTTGATATCGCAAGCCAAAGAAAAGCTGGGGCGCCGGGTATCTACCTGGCTACTGAGCCAGTCATCCCTACAGAGCTGCATGGAGCAAAAATTGCTGCCTTGGGTCTGAAAGTGACCAAGCAATGTTGTTATCATGGGCTGGCACTCAATGTGGATATGGATTTGAAGCCATTTTTGGCAATCAACCCCTGTGGTTATGAGGGTTTAAAGACAATTGATATGAAGAGTCTTGGGGTGAGCGACAATATCGACATTGTGGCAAAAAATATAGTGAGCCATTTATCTCAACAATTAGAGGTGCGGTCATGA
- a CDS encoding DUF493 family protein codes for MDIPAEESLIKYPCDFPIKVMGKSVPGYREAVENVVLQFDKNFDIKTTECRPSKNGNYLGLTVTVHVTSREQLDELYRTLSTHPMVSVVL; via the coding sequence ATGGATATACCAGCAGAAGAATCACTGATCAAATACCCTTGTGACTTTCCCATCAAAGTCATGGGCAAGTCTGTTCCAGGGTATCGAGAGGCAGTTGAGAATGTTGTTTTGCAGTTTGATAAAAATTTTGATATCAAGACCACTGAATGCAGACCATCAAAAAACGGTAATTATTTGGGCCTGACAGTGACTGTTCACGTCACAAGCCGTGAACAATTGGATGAGCTTTATAGAACTCTATCGACCCACCCAATGGTGAGTGTTGTTTTATAA
- a CDS encoding alpha/beta hydrolase: protein MNRTIKIHLKGPAGIIEASLDLPEGLKHDPANFRPRGIALVAHPHPLLGGTMDNKVAQTLARTFAQLNYVTVRPNFRGVGASEGVHDDGKGETQDLLAVIAWMKDSFGWQEIPELEGQGWPLLVGELPLVMAGFSFGSYVSSYVVKHLEEMQMPPERLIMVGSATGKWDVAPVPKNTIVIHGEVDDVIPLSSVLDWARPQELTVQVIPGADHFFHRKLHCIRDLIVSAFHGQPDPRADR, encoded by the coding sequence GTGAATCGAACCATCAAAATTCATTTAAAAGGTCCAGCCGGAATCATTGAGGCATCCTTGGATTTGCCTGAGGGTTTGAAACACGACCCAGCAAATTTTCGTCCAAGAGGCATTGCTTTGGTCGCGCACCCTCATCCTCTTTTGGGTGGCACGATGGATAACAAGGTAGCGCAAACCTTGGCTCGTACTTTTGCACAATTGAATTATGTGACCGTCAGGCCAAACTTCCGAGGAGTTGGCGCATCCGAAGGTGTGCATGATGATGGCAAGGGTGAAACCCAAGATTTATTGGCGGTCATTGCTTGGATGAAAGATTCTTTTGGCTGGCAAGAGATTCCAGAACTAGAGGGACAGGGCTGGCCATTGTTGGTTGGTGAGTTACCGTTGGTGATGGCAGGCTTTTCTTTTGGCAGTTACGTCAGCAGTTATGTTGTGAAGCATTTAGAGGAAATGCAAATGCCACCTGAGCGACTCATCATGGTCGGTTCTGCAACTGGTAAGTGGGATGTTGCGCCAGTGCCTAAGAATACGATCGTGATACATGGTGAGGTGGATGATGTGATTCCTCTATCAAGTGTTTTGGATTGGGCCAGACCTCAAGAGTTGACCGTTCAAGTGATACCAGGAGCGGATCATTTTTTCCACCGCAAACTACATTGCATTCGAGATTTGATCGTGAGCGCTTTTCATGGTCAACCTGATCCAAGGGCTGATCGATGA
- a CDS encoding ferredoxin, which yields MSHFKYHLFFCLNQRENGKDCCAQHNAQGLFEHAKIRCKELGLSGEGKVRVNKAGCLDRCAHGPVMVVYPEGIWYTAIDQSDIDEIIDTHFVKGQVVDRLRID from the coding sequence ATGAGCCACTTTAAATACCACTTATTCTTTTGTTTAAACCAGCGTGAAAACGGCAAGGACTGTTGTGCTCAGCACAATGCTCAAGGACTCTTTGAGCATGCCAAGATCCGTTGCAAGGAGTTGGGGCTGTCAGGTGAAGGCAAGGTGAGAGTGAATAAAGCGGGATGTTTGGATCGCTGTGCTCATGGCCCCGTGATGGTCGTTTACCCAGAGGGAATTTGGTACACCGCTATCGATCAAAGTGACATTGATGAAATCATTGACACACATTTTGTTAAAGGCCAAGTGGTTGATCGTTTAAGGATTGATTAA
- a CDS encoding VanZ family protein, whose protein sequence is MTGNFQRPQRLNWPDLPMPTARMACLSYILLIIYASIYPFNFNVSVGATYLDWMFAPIPQYITSFDVFTNILGYIPLGFLIVFAVYPRLKSYRALLFSIIVGACLSGGLESLQTWLVTRIPSNVDWWANISGVAIGALFAITLDPAWLSGSVFQRKRIEWFGVRSSGILLLMAFPWAQIYPQTAWLAMGGLATKWPNSMPWTSTFNFATIEIATTMLAWIFAGISIALTMRKGAPKLPLLFCLLVTTIILKGLFSGMQFGADKSFSWLTPPALWGMIFSTILLFGALQLNRVYLYLMAISALLGMLFLVNFFPQNPYYLVTIQEWRQGRLLHFNHLMSWLAWIWPVAACLSLIKGLKLKSSI, encoded by the coding sequence ATGACAGGAAATTTTCAGAGACCTCAACGCCTAAATTGGCCTGATTTGCCAATGCCAACCGCAAGGATGGCATGCCTGTCATATATTTTGTTGATCATTTATGCCAGCATTTATCCATTTAATTTCAATGTCAGTGTGGGCGCCACCTATTTGGATTGGATGTTTGCGCCAATCCCCCAATACATCACTTCGTTTGATGTCTTCACGAATATCTTAGGCTACATCCCGCTGGGATTTTTAATTGTTTTTGCCGTTTATCCTCGCCTGAAATCGTATCGTGCACTATTGTTCTCCATCATCGTTGGGGCATGTCTTTCCGGAGGCTTAGAGTCTTTACAAACTTGGCTGGTCACTCGAATACCCAGCAATGTGGATTGGTGGGCCAATATATCTGGTGTCGCAATAGGTGCACTGTTTGCTATCACCTTGGATCCAGCCTGGCTTTCTGGAAGTGTGTTTCAAAGAAAGAGGATTGAATGGTTTGGTGTTCGATCTAGCGGCATTTTGCTATTAATGGCATTCCCGTGGGCGCAAATTTATCCTCAAACAGCTTGGCTGGCCATGGGCGGGCTTGCGACCAAGTGGCCTAATTCCATGCCTTGGACGAGCACGTTTAATTTCGCCACGATTGAAATCGCCACAACCATGTTGGCCTGGATTTTTGCTGGTATCAGCATTGCATTGACCATGCGCAAGGGTGCGCCAAAATTACCACTGCTGTTTTGCTTGCTGGTCACCACCATTATTTTGAAGGGCTTGTTTTCGGGCATGCAGTTTGGAGCCGATAAAAGTTTTTCTTGGTTAACGCCACCTGCATTGTGGGGAATGATTTTTTCAACAATCCTGTTATTTGGGGCTTTGCAGTTGAACAGGGTTTATTTGTATTTGATGGCGATTTCCGCTCTACTCGGAATGCTTTTCCTGGTGAATTTCTTTCCGCAAAACCCATACTATTTGGTGACCATCCAAGAGTGGCGCCAGGGTCGATTGCTGCACTTTAACCATTTGATGTCATGGTTGGCCTGGATTTGGCCAGTGGCAGCTTGTTTATCTTTAATAAAAGGCTTAAAACTCAAGTCGTCTATATAA
- a CDS encoding biotin--[acetyl-CoA-carboxylase] ligase produces MAINWILESIDQSPSTNEDLMVRWRAGELWEPIARKAITQTSGKGRLGRTWVSHAKQALTFSVAYPFKKSIAELSGLSLACGLAVIKGISQATGISQEDLKNLGLGLKWPNDIFLNDKKLAGMLLEGGQLNASQATWIVIGIGINLTADEHLENSIKRPIASLDQISQIKSMDADVLWLAILKELAETIEVFEQYSFVKFQDEWNSWDIYKNQTCAIVQNEQIQLEGLERGVDAQGHLLIESDNKIQKVISGDVSLKAKP; encoded by the coding sequence ATGGCAATCAATTGGATCTTAGAAAGTATTGATCAAAGTCCTTCAACCAATGAAGACTTGATGGTCAGGTGGCGAGCTGGTGAGCTATGGGAGCCCATCGCCAGAAAAGCCATCACCCAAACATCTGGCAAGGGTCGCCTTGGCAGAACTTGGGTCAGCCATGCAAAGCAAGCCTTGACCTTCTCAGTTGCCTATCCTTTCAAGAAAAGCATTGCTGAACTCTCAGGGTTGAGCCTTGCTTGCGGACTTGCAGTGATCAAAGGCATCAGTCAGGCCACCGGAATTTCTCAGGAAGACTTAAAGAACTTAGGCTTAGGTCTCAAATGGCCAAACGACATTTTCTTGAATGATAAAAAATTGGCTGGCATGCTACTTGAAGGCGGTCAATTAAATGCATCGCAAGCAACTTGGATTGTGATCGGTATTGGCATTAACTTGACTGCAGATGAGCATCTTGAAAACAGCATCAAACGTCCGATTGCCAGCTTAGATCAAATCAGCCAAATTAAATCGATGGATGCTGATGTTTTGTGGCTTGCCATCCTCAAAGAATTGGCAGAAACCATTGAAGTCTTTGAGCAATATTCATTTGTGAAGTTTCAAGATGAGTGGAACTCTTGGGATATTTATAAAAATCAAACCTGCGCCATCGTTCAAAATGAGCAAATACAGTTGGAGGGTCTTGAGCGAGGTGTTGATGCTCAAGGTCATTTACTCATTGAATCTGACAATAAAATACAAAAAGTTATCAGCGGTGATGTTTCTTTAAAGGCAAAACCATGA
- a CDS encoding type III pantothenate kinase, which produces MSILLIDLGNTRLKWALAPSHGDMSSDFTEQGFSTHDSPNQLSQFDQLSKNQIIEKIICSSVISEDKTLALKKHCQTIMSQAAWFQINGTSAIKHLGSQYDEEQQLGADRRSMALGAHEMFPGKHILVVGVGTATTIDLITPTQHMGGWIFPGMSLMTSALNANTAQLPNVSTEDQTSSLKIGTNTNDGIYQGILASHVGAIMMAQEYVKNQKMTLDLMIVTGGNAKKLIGYLKDSGSSLTIHHEEQLVLKGLLAWNKMGLS; this is translated from the coding sequence ATGAGCATCCTATTGATTGATCTCGGCAACACCCGACTCAAATGGGCTTTAGCACCGAGCCATGGTGACATGAGCTCTGATTTCACCGAACAAGGCTTTAGTACTCATGACTCACCAAATCAATTGAGTCAATTTGATCAATTATCAAAAAATCAAATCATTGAAAAAATCATTTGCTCCAGTGTCATCAGTGAAGATAAAACTTTGGCCCTTAAGAAACATTGCCAAACAATCATGTCCCAAGCAGCATGGTTTCAAATTAATGGCACATCAGCAATAAAACATCTGGGCAGTCAATACGATGAGGAACAGCAATTGGGTGCCGATAGAAGATCGATGGCACTGGGCGCTCATGAGATGTTTCCTGGCAAACATATCTTGGTGGTTGGAGTTGGAACTGCGACCACCATCGACCTCATCACACCAACCCAACACATGGGTGGCTGGATTTTTCCAGGCATGTCCTTGATGACCAGTGCCCTTAATGCAAACACCGCTCAACTGCCCAATGTATCAACTGAGGATCAAACTTCATCATTGAAGATAGGCACCAACACCAATGATGGCATCTATCAGGGAATTTTGGCCAGTCATGTTGGCGCCATCATGATGGCGCAAGAGTATGTGAAGAATCAAAAAATGACCCTGGACCTCATGATAGTCACTGGCGGTAACGCTAAAAAATTAATTGGCTATTTAAAAGACTCTGGCTCATCATTAACAATTCATCATGAGGAGCAGCTGGTGCTTAAGGGACTTTTGGCCTGGAATAAGATGGGATTATCTTGA
- the rfaE2 gene encoding D-glycero-beta-D-manno-heptose 1-phosphate adenylyltransferase: MTTPNLDKLPLPAFEKKICSVENLQEALARLPKPIVFTNGVFDILHRGHVSYLAQAKSLGASLVLGVNADSSVRMLGKGDARPLNAQDDRMALLAALESVDLVVMFEEKTPVELIAKVKPDIYVKGGDYQMDDLAETALVKTWGGKAYAIPFIHDRSTTALVNKIRA; encoded by the coding sequence ATGACAACGCCAAACCTTGATAAATTACCGCTGCCAGCATTTGAGAAGAAGATTTGTTCTGTAGAGAATCTGCAGGAAGCTTTGGCTCGTTTGCCAAAACCAATCGTTTTCACAAATGGTGTGTTTGATATTTTGCACAGAGGTCACGTGAGTTATCTAGCTCAAGCTAAAAGCCTTGGGGCTAGTTTGGTGCTGGGTGTGAATGCAGACAGTTCTGTGCGCATGTTGGGCAAGGGAGACGCAAGACCGCTCAATGCTCAAGACGACCGCATGGCTTTATTGGCTGCTTTAGAGTCTGTTGATTTGGTGGTGATGTTTGAAGAAAAAACACCGGTTGAATTGATTGCTAAAGTAAAGCCAGACATTTACGTCAAAGGCGGCGATTATCAAATGGATGATTTAGCTGAAACAGCTTTGGTCAAAACTTGGGGTGGAAAAGCGTATGCGATTCCATTCATCCACGATCGATCAACGACGGCTCTTGTCAACAAGATCAGGGCTTGA
- a CDS encoding cryptochrome/photolyase family protein translates to MKKLVLVLGDQLKADSSAFNHFDVATDEVIMVESESEANYVWTHKAKIALFLSAMRHFAEVLKKKKYTLTYVKESKSSIVSVLKEHIQKHHFTHLVCVEPGEWRLRKELQDLASELGIYLTIEPDDHFYCGFDEFKAWVGDKKEIRLEYFYRYLRKKHKVLIQANGEPEGDQWNFDEQNRKPYPKKGPGQITEPMWFTPDAISKEVLAYVESTYPKHPGELDSFAWAVTREQALLALNHFIEYRLPLFGTHQDAMWTNTPFGWHSILSTSLNLKLIDPKEVVDAAIQAYEIKQVSLSAVEGFVRQILGWREFIRGMYYLDMPKMAEDNFYQHQRQLPKWYWTADTKMACMKDAIGQTLKYGYAYHIQRLMVTGNFALLAELLPQQVCEWYLAIYVDAIEWVELPNTAGMALFANGGRFTSKPYVASGAYIKRMSNYCESCSYQSSQRYGPDACPMTTLYWNFLINHRAEFEKNPRTRLMTANLQKIDEKEQLLISQHAQTILNNLENI, encoded by the coding sequence TTGAAAAAACTTGTTTTAGTTTTAGGTGATCAATTAAAGGCCGATAGTTCGGCCTTTAATCATTTCGATGTGGCAACCGATGAAGTGATCATGGTTGAGTCAGAGTCCGAGGCTAATTATGTTTGGACACATAAAGCAAAGATCGCTCTTTTCTTATCGGCGATGCGACATTTTGCAGAAGTATTGAAAAAGAAAAAATACACGCTGACCTATGTGAAGGAAAGTAAATCATCCATAGTCTCTGTCCTTAAAGAACATATTCAGAAACATCATTTCACTCATTTGGTTTGTGTTGAGCCTGGCGAATGGCGCTTAAGAAAAGAGTTGCAAGATTTAGCCAGTGAGCTTGGGATCTATTTGACGATTGAGCCGGATGATCACTTTTATTGCGGCTTTGATGAATTCAAAGCATGGGTGGGCGATAAAAAAGAAATCAGACTTGAATACTTTTATCGCTACCTGCGCAAAAAACACAAGGTCCTGATTCAAGCCAATGGTGAGCCAGAAGGCGATCAGTGGAACTTTGACGAGCAAAACAGAAAGCCTTATCCCAAAAAGGGCCCAGGACAAATCACTGAACCCATGTGGTTTACGCCTGATGCCATCAGTAAAGAAGTGCTGGCTTATGTTGAGTCAACATATCCCAAGCATCCTGGAGAGCTCGATAGCTTTGCATGGGCCGTGACCAGAGAGCAGGCTTTGTTGGCCTTGAATCATTTCATTGAATATCGCTTGCCTCTATTTGGAACTCATCAAGATGCCATGTGGACCAATACACCTTTTGGTTGGCATTCCATACTGTCAACATCGCTGAACTTAAAGCTGATTGATCCCAAAGAAGTGGTTGATGCCGCCATTCAGGCTTATGAAATTAAGCAAGTATCTTTGAGTGCCGTTGAAGGCTTTGTGCGTCAAATATTAGGTTGGCGTGAATTTATTCGAGGCATGTATTACTTGGATATGCCAAAAATGGCAGAGGATAATTTTTATCAGCACCAACGACAGTTACCCAAGTGGTACTGGACTGCTGATACCAAAATGGCCTGCATGAAAGATGCCATTGGGCAAACTTTGAAATATGGTTACGCATACCATATACAACGATTGATGGTGACGGGTAATTTTGCTTTGTTGGCTGAACTATTGCCTCAGCAAGTTTGTGAGTGGTATCTCGCCATTTATGTGGATGCCATTGAATGGGTGGAGTTACCCAATACGGCTGGCATGGCTCTGTTTGCCAATGGTGGCAGATTCACCAGCAAGCCCTATGTTGCGAGTGGCGCATACATCAAAAGAATGAGTAATTATTGTGAGTCTTGCTCATATCAGTCTAGTCAACGATATGGGCCAGATGCCTGCCCCATGACAACCTTGTATTGGAATTTTTTAATCAATCATCGAGCAGAATTTGAGAAAAATCCAAGAACTCGTTTGATGACGGCCAATCTGCAGAAAATTGATGAGAAAGAGCAGCTCCTGATCAGTCAGCATGCTCAAACAATCTTAAATAATTTAGAAAATATCTAG
- a CDS encoding MerR family transcriptional regulator, with the protein MNVRFNNLPDMLSIAAVERDTGIAKDTLRVWERRYNFPMPLRDKNDDRVYPADQIEKLRILKRLLDSGFRPGRIVPLPIEALKELSSRSNQAAEVSSHSLSMISQEEMDRYLDLLRSHQTEALRLALSTTLMKIGLDRFVIEVVAPLIRNIGEYWANGKLEIHEEHLFTEQIKHLLRTAINSVPRGHIGQNEELARPRILLTTFPQEHHSLGLLMAEALMALEGCSCVSLGTQTPILEIAQAARAQKADVIALSFSSQMNQNQVVDGLNELKSKLAPGIELWVGGENQALRKRTPDGVTVMTALQDISANVKGWRSKRSDS; encoded by the coding sequence ATGAATGTTAGATTTAACAACTTGCCGGACATGTTGAGCATCGCTGCAGTCGAGCGTGACACTGGCATTGCTAAAGACACACTTCGGGTGTGGGAAAGACGCTATAACTTTCCGATGCCACTTCGGGATAAGAATGACGATCGCGTTTATCCGGCCGATCAGATCGAAAAACTTCGAATTTTAAAAAGATTATTAGACTCAGGATTTCGTCCTGGGCGCATCGTGCCTCTACCAATTGAGGCGCTCAAAGAGTTAAGCTCTAGAAGCAATCAAGCGGCAGAAGTCAGTTCTCATTCTTTATCGATGATTTCTCAAGAGGAAATGGATCGGTATTTAGATTTATTGAGATCTCATCAAACTGAAGCCTTGAGATTGGCACTTTCTACAACTTTGATGAAGATTGGCTTGGACCGCTTTGTGATTGAAGTGGTTGCACCGCTCATTAGAAATATTGGCGAGTACTGGGCCAATGGCAAGTTAGAGATCCACGAAGAGCATTTGTTCACAGAGCAAATCAAGCATTTGTTGAGAACAGCAATCAATTCAGTGCCACGTGGCCACATTGGTCAGAACGAAGAGTTGGCCAGACCAAGAATTTTATTAACAACATTCCCACAAGAGCATCACAGCTTAGGTCTTTTGATGGCTGAAGCATTGATGGCTTTGGAGGGATGTTCTTGTGTGTCTTTGGGAACGCAAACACCGATTCTTGAAATTGCTCAAGCAGCCAGAGCTCAAAAAGCAGATGTGATTGCCTTGTCGTTTTCATCACAAATGAATCAAAACCAAGTGGTCGATGGTTTGAATGAGCTCAAGTCAAAGTTGGCCCCAGGCATTGAGTTGTGGGTGGGTGGCGAGAATCAGGCACTTCGCAAGAGAACGCCTGATGGAGTGACTGTCATGACTGCGTTGCAAGATATTTCTGCGAACGTCAAAGGTTGGCGTTCAAAGCGCTCAGACAGCTAA
- a CDS encoding glutathione peroxidase, translating to MWSFWPKDAVAMNCSKTLSHTFLRLQDEAPQNLCQYQGKVVLIVNTASYCGFTSQYDGLEKLYSQYKDKGLVILGFPSNDFGKQEPGSNKEIADFCHNTYGVKFPMFAKSSVTGPNVNPLFKHLIEQTGTKPRWNFYKYLVDRQGNVIDAYSSMTSPTSSKLVAQLEKLLQEKP from the coding sequence ATGTGGTCTTTTTGGCCAAAGGATGCTGTTGCCATGAATTGTTCAAAAACGCTGTCCCATACCTTTCTAAGACTTCAAGACGAAGCCCCTCAGAATCTGTGCCAATACCAAGGCAAAGTGGTTCTCATCGTCAATACAGCCAGTTATTGTGGTTTTACAAGCCAATATGACGGCTTAGAGAAGCTTTATAGCCAGTACAAAGACAAAGGTTTGGTGATTCTTGGCTTTCCTTCCAACGATTTTGGCAAACAAGAGCCTGGATCTAATAAAGAGATCGCTGATTTTTGCCACAATACCTATGGCGTGAAATTTCCGATGTTTGCCAAATCATCTGTGACTGGCCCGAATGTCAATCCGCTTTTCAAACATTTGATTGAACAAACGGGTACCAAACCTCGTTGGAACTTCTACAAATATTTAGTCGATCGTCAAGGCAATGTGATTGACGCATACAGCAGCATGACATCACCCACGAGCTCAAAGCTAGTTGCTCAACTTGAAAAGTTACTTCAGGAGAAACCGTAA
- the folE2 gene encoding GTP cyclohydrolase FolE2: MNAPEKIFLPDVQASHDERNIVIQKVGIKSVRHPVQIKTKAGSQASVAMIDMTVKLPSDVKGTHMSRFLEVLQNQHAPLEFDSVKTLMSTMLDRLEATEGHIDMKMPLFLNKVAPVSGVESLLDYDLHIKAAFEKGALRYTLQVQVPVTSLCPCSKKISEYGAHNQRSHIVIAAEITENMDAEDLIKIAEQAASCELWGLLKRPDEKYVTEKAYDNPKFVEDLVRDIAVALDHSEKVIAYEVSSENFESIHNHSAYAWLAKDKRNTH; encoded by the coding sequence ATGAATGCCCCAGAAAAGATTTTCCTTCCTGATGTTCAAGCAAGTCATGATGAACGCAACATTGTGATTCAAAAAGTTGGCATTAAATCTGTGCGTCATCCTGTCCAGATTAAAACCAAAGCAGGCTCACAGGCGAGCGTTGCGATGATTGATATGACTGTTAAGTTGCCATCAGATGTCAAAGGCACTCACATGTCTAGATTTTTGGAAGTTCTACAAAATCAACATGCGCCCCTTGAATTTGATTCTGTCAAAACATTGATGAGCACCATGCTTGACCGCCTTGAAGCAACAGAAGGTCACATTGATATGAAGATGCCACTTTTCTTAAATAAAGTAGCACCAGTGTCCGGTGTTGAGAGCTTGCTTGATTACGACTTACACATCAAAGCAGCTTTTGAAAAAGGCGCTCTACGTTACACGCTTCAAGTACAAGTACCAGTAACAAGCTTGTGCCCTTGCTCAAAGAAAATTTCTGAGTACGGCGCTCACAATCAGCGTTCACACATCGTGATTGCTGCTGAGATCACTGAAAATATGGACGCAGAAGATTTGATCAAAATTGCTGAACAAGCAGCTTCTTGCGAACTATGGGGCCTATTGAAACGCCCAGACGAAAAATACGTCACTGAAAAAGCTTATGACAATCCTAAATTTGTAGAAGATTTGGTCCGCGATATTGCTGTTGCACTAGATCATTCTGAAAAAGTAATTGCCTATGAAGTGTCATCAGAAAATTTTGAATCTATCCATAACCATTCTGCTTATGCATGGTTAGCCAAAGATAAAAGAAACACTCATTAA
- a CDS encoding NAD(P)/FAD-dependent oxidoreductase, with protein sequence MKIAIVGAGISGLGCAYALSKLDNCEVTLYEGGNHIGGHSNTVDLTLDTPLGKVSHGVDTGFLVFNQRTYPRLIRLFHEIDVEIAKSDMSFSVSIPKQNGDVLEWSGTSIDSLFAQRKNILSPSFLRMVKDIIRFNRICTKLAADKQLDEIDLTVGEFIKKHRFSQQFQDWYFLPMVGAIWSCPVSQMLAFPIATMIRFCFNHGLIQIADRPQWLTVKGGSREYVKKLCAHIEKNGGSFIREHVTSVSRNANNVNISTAHGTISYDHVVMACHSDQALEALTDASTQENNILGSVKYQANRAVLHTDSSLLPKEEKCWAAWNYASTRSENLQDQEVCVNYLINQLQPLPESWGNQPVIVSLNPVTEPKAETVHADIQYAHPVFDQAAILAQQNLSLIQGSNNTWYCGAWTGYGFHEDGLRSGELVAEAIQEILRSPRKTPLSA encoded by the coding sequence ATGAAAATAGCCATCGTTGGCGCTGGCATATCGGGCCTTGGCTGCGCATATGCTCTTAGCAAACTAGATAATTGCGAAGTCACTCTCTACGAAGGTGGCAATCACATTGGCGGGCACAGCAATACAGTTGATCTAACACTGGATACCCCATTGGGCAAAGTGAGCCATGGTGTAGACACAGGGTTTTTAGTCTTCAACCAAAGAACCTATCCAAGATTGATTCGTCTATTTCATGAAATTGACGTAGAGATTGCCAAATCTGACATGTCTTTTTCTGTGTCCATCCCAAAACAAAACGGTGATGTACTTGAGTGGTCAGGCACCAGCATTGATTCATTGTTTGCGCAAAGAAAAAATATCTTGAGCCCTTCGTTTTTACGCATGGTCAAAGACATCATTCGATTCAATCGAATCTGTACAAAATTGGCTGCAGATAAACAATTGGATGAGATTGATTTAACGGTTGGCGAATTTATTAAAAAACATCGCTTTAGTCAGCAATTTCAAGATTGGTATTTTTTACCGATGGTTGGCGCCATTTGGTCTTGCCCAGTGTCACAAATGTTGGCATTCCCAATTGCAACCATGATCAGATTTTGCTTTAACCATGGCTTGATTCAAATCGCTGATAGACCTCAATGGTTAACAGTCAAAGGTGGCTCAAGAGAGTACGTCAAAAAATTATGTGCTCATATTGAAAAGAATGGTGGCTCATTCATTCGTGAGCACGTCACATCTGTTTCAAGAAATGCGAATAACGTCAACATCAGCACTGCTCATGGCACCATCAGTTATGACCATGTGGTCATGGCTTGCCACAGTGATCAAGCCCTTGAGGCTTTAACAGATGCAAGCACTCAAGAAAACAATATTCTTGGCTCAGTTAAATATCAAGCGAATCGTGCCGTTTTGCACACGGATAGTTCTTTGTTGCCAAAAGAAGAAAAATGTTGGGCGGCTTGGAACTATGCAAGCACCCGAAGTGAAAACCTTCAAGATCAAGAAGTGTGCGTTAACTATTTGATCAACCAACTGCAGCCATTGCCTGAAAGCTGGGGCAATCAGCCAGTGATCGTGAGCTTGAACCCTGTGACTGAACCTAAAGCAGAAACAGTTCATGCAGACATTCAGTATGCACACCCCGTATTTGATCAAGCAGCCATTCTTGCTCAACAAAACCTATCTTTAATACAAGGTTCGAACAATACATGGTACTGTGGTGCTTGGACTGGTTATGGCTTCCATGAAGATGGCCTGCGTTCGGGCGAACTTGTTGCTGAAGCAATCCAGGAAATTTTAAGATCTCCGAGAAAAACACCACTATCAGCATGA